The proteins below come from a single Antennarius striatus isolate MH-2024 chromosome 18, ASM4005453v1, whole genome shotgun sequence genomic window:
- the LOC137612750 gene encoding leucine-rich repeat-containing protein 19-like, which translates to MGRWSCCLLVGFLLCVLFTRDTHPKPLDNDEGLRTHQRRLLMEEDRSNSSNPIRMASNPNEGGNSLDWSYMAAGLGTALTVSLLIVMVVKFRLFHRFLASYRHSLLQEADGVSQYGQEDVYFPSSVTGRMQTVGARAVDDDDDGFIEDNYIPTGDKVREEERGRMEEVMGEMELEDSDDDDIQFTIG; encoded by the exons atGGGTCGGTGGAGCTGCTGCCTCCTTGTGGGGTTTCTTCTGTGTGTGCTTTTCACCAGAGACACCCACCCGAAGCCTTTAGACAACGACGAGGGTCTCAGAACCCATCAGAGACGCCTGCTGATGGAGGAGGATCGCTCCAACAGCTCGAACCCTATAAGAA tgGCGTCCAACCCAAACGAGGGCGGGAACTCTCTGGATTGGAGCTACATGGCGGCGGGTCTGGGCACGGCCCTCACCGTCTCCCTCCTCATCGTCATGGTGGTGAAGTTCCGCCTCTTCCATCGCTTCCTGGCCAGCTACCGCCACTCGCTGCTGCAGGAGGCCGACGGCGTCAGCCAGTACGGCCAGGAGGACGTCTACTTCCCCAGCAGCGTGACGGGCCGCATGCAAACGGTCGGCGCCAGAGCGGtggacgacgacgacgacggcTTCATCGAGGACAACTACATCCCCACCGGAGACAaagtgagggaggaggagagggggaggatggaggaggtgatgggggAGATGGAGCTGGAGGATAGTGACGATGATGACATCCAGTTCACCATCGGGTga
- the tmem125b gene encoding transmembrane protein 125, with protein MQTSSHPPHAIVLEDQVELWWSRDPRRSLLCYCTSVGLVLGLGLGGVGVLSGATGASGEWRLGVGATLCLLALVVLLKQLLSSAVQDMNCVRSRRRIDQLRSGGGADPALMAAVGVAVVICGTALLLVATVGGGGGRNSREMLASSLVLMGAGVAMATAVGGYSVLIYLKRRREQRRRMMMMMVMRTNRARRMRRVFSISGQMNATSRAASSSRTSLI; from the coding sequence ATGCAGAcctcctcccaccccccccacgcCATCGTCCTGGAGGACCAGGTGGAGCTGTGGTGGTCCCGGGACCCCCGCCGCTCCCTGCTGTGCTACTGCACCTCCGTGGGGCTGGTCCTGGGCCTGGGCCTGGGGGGCGTGGGCGTCCTTTCCGGCGCCACCGGCGCGTCGGGGGAGTGGCGCCTCGGAGTGGGGGCCACCCTCTGCCTCCTGGCCCTGGTCGTCCTGCTCAAGCAGCTCCTCAGCTCCGCCGTCCAGGACATGAACTGCGTGCGCAGCCGGCGCCGGATCGACCAGCTGAGGAGCGGCGGGGGGGCCGACCCGGCGCTGATGGCCGCCGTCGGGGTGGCAGTGGTGATCTGCGGGACGGCGCTCCTCCTGGTGGCCACCGTCGGCGGAGGAGGAGGTCGCAACAGCAGGGAGATGCTGGCGTCCAGTTTGGTGCTGATGGGAGCTGGGGTCGCCATGGCGACGGCCGTGGGGGGCTACAGCGTGTTAATCTACCTTAAAAGAAGaagggagcagaggaggaggatgatgatgatgatggtgatgaggacaAACAGGgcgaggaggatgaggagggtgtTCAGCATCTCAGGACAGATGAACGCCACCAGCAGGGCGGCGTCGTCCAGCAGGACCAGCCTGATCTGA